The following coding sequences are from one Campylobacter sp. RM16187 window:
- a CDS encoding NCS2 family permease — MDYFRLKENNTDVKKEFSAGLTTFLTMMYIVPVNAIIMSQAGMPIDALITATALITFFATVFNGIWANTPVAMSVGMGLNAYFTFGLVIGMNMPWQTALGVVFISGIIFFILSFSNFRVWVIKSIPLDLRRAISAGIGTFISFIGLQQMGIIVKNDAVLVGLGNLKDMNVILGLIGLLFVISFWTWKVKGAFILSIIATSIVAWVFKISPYPSEVFSLPASISPMFLELDIIGALSLALLPVIVTFFVTDLFDSVGTLAGVGNRAGIFDESNRQGMRKLEKTLEADAIATVAGSLIGVSTTTAFVESASGVEEGGRTGLTAVFCGCLFLLTVFMLPLFKSIPSNAVYPVLVMVGVLMFSELANVNFKDPAIGISAFFIVVLMPLTYSITSGLSAGFIAYLIVRLLRREFDQINFGVIVLALIGLIVFLVH, encoded by the coding sequence GTGGATTATTTTAGGTTAAAAGAAAATAATACCGACGTTAAAAAAGAGTTTAGCGCCGGTCTTACGACATTTTTGACGATGATGTATATCGTGCCTGTAAACGCTATTATTATGAGTCAGGCTGGTATGCCTATAGATGCGCTTATAACTGCGACTGCACTTATAACATTTTTTGCTACCGTATTTAACGGAATATGGGCAAATACACCTGTGGCAATGAGTGTGGGAATGGGATTAAATGCTTATTTTACATTCGGTCTTGTTATTGGCATGAATATGCCGTGGCAGACGGCTCTTGGTGTGGTTTTTATATCTGGAATTATATTTTTTATACTATCTTTTTCAAATTTTAGAGTCTGGGTTATAAAGTCTATTCCGCTTGATCTTAGACGTGCAATAAGTGCTGGTATAGGAACTTTTATAAGCTTTATCGGGCTTCAGCAGATGGGCATAATAGTAAAGAACGATGCTGTATTGGTTGGGCTTGGAAATTTAAAAGATATGAACGTAATTTTAGGATTAATAGGTCTTCTTTTTGTAATATCTTTTTGGACTTGGAAGGTTAAGGGAGCTTTTATTTTATCCATTATTGCTACATCTATTGTTGCGTGGGTATTTAAAATTTCACCTTATCCTAGCGAGGTTTTTTCTCTCCCGGCGTCTATTTCTCCGATGTTTTTAGAACTTGATATTATAGGGGCGTTATCGTTGGCTTTATTGCCTGTTATAGTCACTTTCTTCGTTACCGATCTTTTTGACTCAGTTGGTACATTGGCTGGAGTTGGTAATAGGGCTGGAATATTTGATGAAAGTAATCGGCAGGGCATGAGAAAACTAGAAAAGACTCTTGAAGCAGATGCTATAGCGACAGTTGCAGGCTCTTTGATAGGAGTTAGTACTACTACGGCTTTCGTAGAAAGTGCAAGCGGTGTAGAAGAGGGCGGTAGAACGGGCCTTACTGCAGTATTTTGCGGATGTTTATTTTTACTTACAGTGTTTATGCTCCCACTTTTTAAATCGATACCTTCAAATGCAGTATATCCAGTGCTTGTGATGGTGGGCGTGCTTATGTTTAGTGAGCTTGCCAATGTAAATTTTAAAGATCCGGCTATAGGTATTTCAGCGTTTTTTATAGTAGTTTTAATGCCTCTTACATATTCTATTACAAGCGGTCTATCTGCAGGATTTATAGCATATTTGATAGTTAGGCTTTTAAGACGTGAGTTTGATCAAATTAACTTCGGTGTTATAGTCCTTGCTCTTATTGGTTTGATAGTATTTTTAGTTCATTAA
- the glnA gene encoding type I glutamate--ammonia ligase, giving the protein MGKFVKSVDHFFEFCKENEVKFVDFRYTDMNGGWHSLTYNVKAVEKDHFINGIPFDASSTGGWQPIDKSDMILKPEAESAFLDPFTADITAVVFCDVFDIYKDQMYEKCPRSIAKKAMAYVKESGMGDVAYFGPENEFFVFDNVKIIDQPNCAMFEVDTEEGVWNDARDFKDSYNTGHRPRTKGGYLATQPTDSMVDLRAEMVQVLEQVGLETFVVHHEVAQGQGEIGVKFGTLVEAADNVQIYKYVVKMVAHLNGKTATFMPKPLYGDNGSGMHVHQSVWKDGKNLFYGKGNYANLSDFARWYIGGILHHARSVAAFTNPSTNSYKRLIPGFEAPSILTYSSQNRSASVRIPYGSGEKSVRAEIRFPDSTANPYLAFSAMLMAGLDGVKKQIEPVGPMDENLFKLHLDEIRERGIEQLPHTLRGSLEALIRDNEYLSPIMTDIFIDAFQHYKFETQVWPYEARPTAYEFKTCYSC; this is encoded by the coding sequence ATGGGAAAATTTGTAAAGAGTGTCGATCATTTTTTTGAATTTTGTAAAGAAAACGAGGTTAAATTTGTAGATTTTAGATATACCGACATGAACGGCGGATGGCACAGTCTAACTTATAATGTAAAGGCGGTTGAAAAAGATCATTTTATCAACGGAATTCCTTTTGACGCGAGCTCTACAGGTGGCTGGCAACCTATCGATAAATCGGATATGATTTTAAAGCCTGAAGCAGAAAGTGCGTTTTTAGATCCATTTACGGCAGATATTACCGCTGTGGTATTTTGTGATGTATTCGATATTTACAAAGATCAAATGTATGAAAAATGTCCGCGCTCGATAGCCAAAAAGGCTATGGCTTATGTAAAAGAAAGTGGCATGGGAGATGTGGCGTATTTTGGTCCAGAGAATGAATTTTTCGTATTTGATAACGTTAAAATAATAGATCAGCCAAACTGCGCGATGTTTGAAGTGGACACTGAAGAAGGAGTCTGGAATGATGCAAGAGACTTTAAAGATAGCTACAATACAGGTCATCGTCCTCGCACAAAAGGCGGATATCTAGCCACTCAGCCGACAGATAGCATGGTTGATCTGCGTGCGGAGATGGTTCAAGTGCTTGAGCAAGTGGGCCTTGAAACCTTTGTCGTGCATCACGAAGTGGCTCAAGGACAAGGCGAGATAGGCGTGAAATTTGGCACTTTGGTTGAAGCTGCCGACAACGTGCAAATTTACAAATACGTCGTTAAAATGGTTGCTCACCTAAACGGAAAAACCGCTACATTTATGCCAAAACCTCTATATGGGGATAACGGAAGCGGCATGCATGTGCATCAATCAGTCTGGAAAGACGGCAAAAATTTATTCTACGGCAAGGGAAATTACGCGAATTTGAGTGATTTTGCACGCTGGTATATCGGTGGAATTTTACATCACGCAAGAAGTGTGGCGGCATTTACAAACCCGAGCACAAACAGCTATAAGCGCTTGATTCCTGGATTTGAAGCACCTTCGATACTAACCTATTCAAGCCAGAACCGCTCGGCTTCTGTTAGAATTCCTTACGGTTCTGGTGAGAAATCAGTAAGAGCGGAAATTCGCTTCCCTGATAGCACAGCAAATCCATATCTGGCATTTTCAGCTATGCTTATGGCGGGACTTGACGGCGTTAAAAAGCAGATCGAGCCGGTTGGTCCAATGGATGAAAATTTATTTAAACTACATCTTGACGAAATTCGCGAAAGAGGTATAGAACAACTACCTCACACTCTAAGAGGAAGCCTTGAAGCTCTAATTCGCGATAATGAATATTTAAGCCCTATTATGACAGATATATTTATAGATGCATTTCAGCACTATAAATTTGAGACGCAAGTCTGGCCTTATGAGGCTCGCCCTACGGCTTATGAGTTTAAAACTTGCTATTCTTGCTAA
- a CDS encoding IS256 family transposase, which produces MTAKRKKKEKDVIDLMLDKLDFHGMTKDELTGSDGLLRQLTSRFYERVLEAEMDEHLGYRKHDNAGDNTGNSRNGYTEKSVILDDNSTTDIHVPRDRNSTFEPVIIPKHEKRSPLFNDQIISMYSYGMSCRDIQRHLQEVYGVNVSAELISNVTESVMMDVREWQNRPLDKSYPILFLDALRVNCRQDGKNVNKALYVALAINWEGKKEVLGLWLSNTEGAKFWMGVLSEIKNRGTEDILIACMDGLTGFPEAVKAVFPDTHIQHCIVHMVRSSTKFVSYKDLKAVCKDLKEVYSAINEKAGAEALEDFGKKWDEKYPMIKAAWQRNWNELVEFFNYPEEIRKAIYTTNAIESLNFSLRKITRNKSSFPDDDSIYKVMYLTIRNASKRWTMPIRNWPLAVNQFAILFDKRVSF; this is translated from the coding sequence ATGACAGCCAAAAGAAAGAAAAAAGAAAAAGATGTAATCGATTTGATGCTTGACAAGCTAGATTTTCATGGGATGACAAAAGACGAACTTACCGGTAGTGATGGGCTTTTGAGACAGCTTACGAGTAGGTTCTATGAGCGGGTGTTGGAAGCCGAAATGGATGAGCATCTTGGTTACAGAAAGCACGACAATGCAGGGGACAACACCGGTAACAGCCGTAACGGTTATACTGAGAAGAGTGTAATTTTGGATGATAACAGTACTACTGATATACATGTACCGCGAGACAGAAACAGTACATTCGAGCCTGTTATTATTCCTAAGCATGAGAAACGAAGTCCATTGTTCAACGATCAGATTATTTCGATGTATTCATACGGTATGAGTTGCCGTGACATTCAGCGACACTTACAGGAAGTGTATGGTGTAAATGTTTCAGCGGAACTTATTTCGAATGTAACGGAATCAGTAATGATGGATGTCAGAGAATGGCAAAACCGTCCGCTAGATAAATCATACCCTATTTTATTTCTAGATGCTTTACGTGTTAATTGCCGTCAAGACGGAAAAAACGTCAATAAAGCCTTATATGTAGCTTTGGCAATCAATTGGGAAGGCAAAAAAGAGGTATTAGGGCTTTGGCTATCTAATACAGAAGGAGCAAAATTTTGGATGGGAGTTCTTAGTGAGATAAAGAACCGAGGGACTGAAGATATTCTTATAGCCTGCATGGATGGGCTTACCGGATTTCCTGAAGCGGTAAAAGCAGTATTTCCGGATACTCATATACAGCATTGCATAGTTCATATGGTTAGAAGCTCTACCAAATTTGTTTCTTACAAAGACCTTAAAGCTGTATGCAAAGACTTGAAAGAAGTATATTCAGCTATAAATGAAAAGGCCGGAGCCGAAGCTCTTGAAGATTTTGGAAAGAAATGGGATGAGAAGTATCCGATGATTAAAGCTGCTTGGCAGAGGAATTGGAATGAGCTTGTTGAATTTTTTAATTATCCTGAAGAAATCCGAAAAGCTATTTATACTACGAATGCGATTGAATCGTTAAACTTCAGCTTAAGAAAAATCACTCGCAATAAATCAAGCTTTCCGGATGATGATTCGATATATAAAGTGATGTATCTTACGATACGCAATGCGAGTAAAAGGTGGACTATGCCTATAAGGAATTGGCCTCTTGCCGTTAATCAATTTGCTATACTATTTGACAAAAGGGTTTCTTTTTGA
- a CDS encoding ArnT family glycosyltransferase yields the protein MLYAVSTLSISYYEAEIFYNSGSMAGVMSRFFVSIFGHNDYALRLPFLISHIFSIILLYKISKSILKRKFDRVIGVLIFIFLPGVIASAILVNDAGIVIMLALLGIYLYQIRQTVAFYLVLVLLAFASDSFLVYFIALFIFGIYKKDGQLAWLSAILFSICLSIYGFDTGGKPRGYFLDTISIFAAVFSPFVFIYFVYCMYRIWVKEQKNLLWFVVITSFCLCLVASIRQRLEIENFLPFCVIATPLIVRVFFNSYRVRLPIFRKSYKFMTSFVAFSLVISFVFVLFNEIFYIYAQNPKKHFAYKYHVAKELSIKLKEMDIKNVQTDERLALRLKFYGIENGKTKLINLDLKDNYANITIEKFGKPIAKFKLSQEYI from the coding sequence TTGCTCTATGCAGTTTCAACTCTTAGCATTAGCTACTATGAAGCTGAGATTTTTTATAACTCCGGTTCAATGGCTGGAGTTATGTCTAGATTTTTTGTATCTATTTTTGGTCATAATGACTACGCTTTAAGACTGCCTTTTTTGATTTCTCATATATTTAGCATAATACTGCTTTATAAAATTTCAAAATCTATACTAAAACGTAAATTTGATAGAGTAATCGGTGTTTTGATCTTTATATTTTTACCGGGAGTTATTGCATCTGCGATACTCGTAAATGATGCAGGTATAGTTATAATGCTTGCATTGCTTGGTATATATCTTTATCAAATCAGGCAAACTGTAGCGTTTTATCTTGTTTTGGTTTTACTTGCTTTTGCTAGCGACTCTTTCTTGGTATATTTTATTGCTCTTTTTATATTTGGAATTTATAAAAAAGACGGTCAACTTGCGTGGCTATCAGCTATTTTGTTTAGTATATGTTTATCTATATACGGTTTTGATACAGGTGGGAAGCCAAGAGGATATTTTTTAGACACAATAAGTATATTTGCTGCCGTATTTTCGCCGTTTGTATTTATATATTTTGTATATTGTATGTATAGAATTTGGGTTAAAGAGCAAAAAAATTTGCTTTGGTTTGTTGTGATAACGTCTTTTTGTCTATGTCTTGTCGCATCCATAAGGCAAAGACTTGAGATTGAAAATTTTTTACCTTTTTGTGTCATAGCAACTCCTCTTATAGTGAGAGTTTTTTTTAACTCATATCGAGTTAGACTGCCAATTTTTAGAAAAAGCTATAAATTTATGACCTCATTTGTTGCTTTTTCATTAGTTATAAGCTTTGTTTTTGTATTGTTTAATGAAATTTTTTATATATATGCCCAAAATCCTAAAAAACATTTTGCCTATAAGTATCATGTTGCAAAAGAGCTTTCAATAAAGCTCAAAGAAATGGATATTAAAAATGTTCAAACCGATGAAAGATTAGCGCTTAGGCTTAAATTTTACGGAATCGAAAATGGTAAAACAAAACTTATAAATTTAGATTTAAAAGATAATTATGCTAATATAACCATAGAAAAATTTGGTAAACCTATTGCTAAATTTAAACTCTCTCAGGAATATATATGA
- a CDS encoding phosphoribosyltransferase, with amino-acid sequence MIYYGYEEFEKDIKALAKEVRDEFNPDVILAIARGGLTLGHSLAVALNKRNLFTLNSIHYEDTKKLDTIEIFNIPDLSKFTKILLVDDIIDTGESIVEIKRQLLKIYPHIDIKIASVFYKAKALLLPDFKIKEAHEWVEFFWDVHI; translated from the coding sequence ATGATATATTACGGATATGAGGAATTTGAAAAAGATATTAAGGCTTTGGCAAAAGAGGTAAGGGATGAATTTAATCCGGATGTAATTTTGGCTATTGCTAGAGGTGGTCTTACATTAGGACACTCTTTGGCTGTTGCTCTTAATAAACGCAATCTTTTCACTTTAAATTCTATCCATTACGAGGATACGAAAAAGCTTGATACGATTGAAATTTTCAATATCCCTGACCTTTCTAAATTTACTAAAATTTTGCTAGTTGACGATATTATAGATACTGGTGAGAGTATAGTTGAGATTAAGAGGCAGCTCTTAAAAATTTATCCTCATATAGATATTAAAATCGCATCGGTGTTTTATAAAGCAAAGGCTCTGTTGTTACCTGATTTTAAGATAAAAGAGGCGCATGAGTGGGTTGAATTTTTCTGGGATGTTCATATATAA
- the purE gene encoding 5-(carboxyamino)imidazole ribonucleotide mutase gives MKFVSIIMGSKSDYEIVNEAAKVLEKFEVSYELIISSAHRSPKRTSEYVSSAESRGAQVFIAAAGMAAHLAGAIAANTTRPVIGIPMGGSSLSGVDALYSTVQMPAGMPVGTVAIGKAGAVNAAYLALQILALNDSSLDERLRADREAKAKAVEEDSKKVEVLLA, from the coding sequence ATGAAATTTGTTTCGATCATAATGGGAAGCAAGAGCGATTACGAGATAGTAAACGAAGCGGCAAAAGTTTTAGAGAAATTTGAGGTAAGCTACGAGCTTATCATCTCTTCAGCTCACAGAAGCCCAAAGAGAACCAGCGAATATGTATCAAGCGCAGAAAGCAGAGGAGCTCAAGTATTTATAGCAGCAGCTGGCATGGCGGCTCACTTAGCAGGAGCGATCGCTGCAAACACAACTCGACCTGTTATCGGCATACCGATGGGTGGAAGCTCGCTAAGCGGCGTTGATGCGCTTTACTCAACCGTGCAAATGCCGGCAGGCATGCCGGTAGGAACCGTTGCTATCGGCAAGGCAGGAGCGGTAAATGCGGCGTATCTTGCTCTTCAAATTTTAGCGCTTAACGATAGCTCGCTTGACGAGAGATTAAGGGCTGACAGAGAAGCTAAGGCAAAAGCGGTCGAGGAAGACTCGAAAAAAGTGGAGGTCTTACTCGCGTAA
- a CDS encoding pilus assembly FimT family protein, producing MKKAFTMLELVVVIVVIGILAAMAIPRLERDNLAEAVDQIISHIRYTQHLAMQDNKFDPAVDKWFKRRWTLSFNTGGFCGSKNTDWTYSVYFDGVGKFTGNLNSIDEVARDPQDPSKIMSAGWDSGSLGGGCQNASNKYNITKKFGITNIDFSNGCGAANTTSISFDEFGRPMQKASTTGTTGGAQRGYDRILVSGNNCFISISTADRNATIYISPETGFARVSY from the coding sequence ATGAAAAAAGCCTTTACTATGCTTGAGCTAGTTGTTGTTATCGTTGTTATAGGAATTTTAGCCGCGATGGCTATACCAAGACTTGAGCGCGATAACCTTGCCGAAGCTGTTGATCAAATAATCTCTCATATAAGATACACTCAACATCTTGCTATGCAGGATAATAAATTCGATCCGGCCGTGGATAAATGGTTTAAAAGAAGATGGACTCTCTCTTTTAATACAGGCGGTTTTTGTGGCAGTAAAAATACTGACTGGACATATAGTGTTTATTTTGATGGCGTAGGAAAATTTACAGGAAATTTAAATAGCATAGATGAGGTCGCTAGAGATCCTCAAGATCCGTCAAAAATCATGAGTGCCGGTTGGGATAGCGGCTCTTTGGGAGGCGGTTGCCAAAATGCTAGCAATAAATATAATATAACAAAAAAATTTGGAATAACTAATATTGATTTTTCAAATGGTTGCGGTGCTGCCAATACAACATCTATATCGTTTGATGAATTTGGGCGTCCGATGCAAAAAGCCAGCACTACCGGCACCACAGGCGGAGCACAAAGGGGATATGATAGGATATTGGTTTCAGGCAATAATTGCTTTATTTCTATAAGTACTGCTGACAGAAATGCTACTATATATATCTCTCCTGAAACCGGTTTTGCTAGGGTCTCATACTGA
- a CDS encoding peptidase U32 family protein — protein sequence MKRPELLSPAGNLTKLKIALEYGADAVYASVASFSLRTRSAREFNLQTFEEAISYTHSKGKKFYATVNAFPFNSQIEPLKRHLKTISAMKPDAFIIATPGVMSLAKEIAPEIEVHLSTQANVLNFLDAKIYHDMGAKRIVVAREMNLKDVIKIKEAIPTLDIEIFVHGSMCFAYSGRCLVSSVQSGRMANRGSCANDCRFKYELYAKNDESGVLFRLEEDENGTHIMNSKDLKLAAHVEEIIKSGVVDSFKIEGRTKSEYYAACTARAYKMAIDDAMAGKFDAQIYDAELNTLKNRGFTDGYLVHRPFERPSTQNHFSSLEEGTHQVNAISEDGEFFKCKFKIVLNRPYELVMPIGKDVSEADNEICKIYAKEGKKFIEFKKLITKKGKEMSEIHSGNENEVNLGVKLPEFSFLREEIR from the coding sequence GTGAAAAGACCTGAGCTACTAAGTCCGGCGGGAAATTTAACCAAGCTAAAAATCGCACTTGAATACGGAGCGGACGCCGTGTATGCCAGTGTGGCTAGCTTTTCGCTTAGAACTCGCTCGGCAAGAGAGTTTAACTTGCAAACCTTTGAAGAGGCGATAAGCTACACCCATTCAAAGGGTAAGAAATTTTACGCTACGGTTAATGCTTTTCCTTTTAACTCGCAAATCGAGCCTTTAAAGCGCCATTTAAAAACAATTTCAGCGATGAAGCCCGATGCTTTTATCATCGCAACTCCGGGCGTTATGAGCCTAGCTAAAGAGATAGCGCCTGAGATAGAGGTTCACCTCTCTACACAGGCAAACGTGCTAAATTTCTTGGATGCTAAAATTTATCACGACATGGGCGCAAAGCGTATAGTCGTGGCTCGCGAGATGAATTTAAAAGATGTGATAAAGATAAAAGAGGCAATCCCTACGCTTGATATCGAAATTTTCGTGCATGGCTCGATGTGTTTTGCGTATTCGGGGCGCTGTTTGGTAAGCTCGGTGCAAAGCGGACGCATGGCAAATCGCGGAAGTTGCGCGAATGATTGTCGCTTTAAATACGAGCTTTACGCCAAAAACGACGAAAGCGGAGTGCTATTTCGCCTTGAAGAGGATGAAAACGGCACACATATCATGAACTCAAAGGATCTAAAGCTTGCCGCTCACGTTGAGGAGATCATAAAATCAGGCGTAGTTGATAGCTTCAAGATAGAAGGTCGCACAAAGAGCGAATATTACGCAGCTTGTACGGCAAGGGCTTATAAAATGGCGATAGATGACGCGATGGCGGGCAAATTTGACGCACAAATTTATGATGCCGAGCTAAATACGCTTAAAAATCGCGGCTTTACCGATGGATATTTGGTGCATAGACCGTTTGAAAGACCAAGCACTCAAAATCACTTCAGCAGCCTAGAAGAGGGCACTCATCAAGTAAATGCCATAAGCGAGGACGGAGAGTTCTTTAAGTGCAAATTTAAGATAGTTTTAAACAGACCTTACGAGCTTGTCATGCCGATAGGCAAAGACGTAAGCGAAGCGGATAATGAAATTTGTAAAATTTATGCTAAAGAGGGCAAGAAATTTATAGAATTTAAGAAACTCATCACAAAAAAAGGCAAAGAGATGAGCGAAATTCACAGCGGAAATGAAAATGAGGTTAATTTGGGCGTAAAGCTGCCTGAATTTAGCTTTTTAAGAGAGGAGATAAGATGA
- the mqnE gene encoding aminofutalosine synthase MqnE: MINLIEKLQSGDRLEASECLKLYDLDLFTLGKFANLKRQKLHGKKAFFNLNRHINPTNICADVCKFCAFSSHRKNPNPYIMSYDEIMQIVEKSVENGAKEIHIVSAHNPNTSWQWYLEIFKKIKEAYPNLHVKALTAAEVDFLSRHHGLSYDEVIDKMIEYGVDSMPGGGAEIFDEDIRAKICKGKVGSKNWLEIHKKWHERGRLSNATMLFGHIEEPKHRIDHMLRIRDLQDMTNGFNAFIPLVYQKDNNFIKASKFMGSVEILKTMAISRLVLDNVPHIKAYWATSTINLAMVAQEFGADDLDGTIQKESIQSAAGAKSASGMDMRNFIDLIRSSGLTPVERDSMYNEIKVY; this comes from the coding sequence TTGATAAATTTAATAGAAAAATTACAAAGTGGCGATAGGCTTGAAGCCAGTGAATGCTTGAAGCTATACGACCTTGATCTTTTTACATTAGGCAAATTTGCAAATTTAAAGCGCCAAAAACTGCACGGTAAAAAAGCCTTTTTTAATCTTAATCGTCATATTAATCCGACAAATATATGTGCTGATGTATGCAAATTTTGCGCTTTCTCATCTCATAGGAAAAATCCAAATCCATATATAATGAGCTATGATGAGATTATGCAAATAGTGGAAAAAAGCGTAGAAAACGGAGCAAAAGAGATACATATAGTATCGGCCCATAATCCAAATACATCTTGGCAATGGTATCTGGAAATTTTTAAAAAGATAAAAGAGGCGTATCCAAATTTGCACGTCAAGGCTTTAACGGCAGCAGAGGTTGATTTCTTATCCCGTCATCACGGATTAAGCTATGATGAAGTTATAGATAAGATGATAGAGTACGGCGTAGATAGCATGCCTGGCGGTGGAGCTGAGATATTTGATGAGGACATTCGGGCTAAAATTTGCAAAGGCAAGGTAGGCTCTAAAAATTGGCTTGAAATCCATAAAAAATGGCACGAAAGAGGTAGGCTAAGTAACGCTACTATGCTATTTGGCCACATAGAAGAGCCTAAACATAGGATAGATCATATGCTTAGAATTCGTGATTTGCAAGATATGACAAATGGATTTAATGCGTTTATTCCGCTTGTGTATCAAAAGGATAATAATTTCATAAAAGCTAGCAAATTTATGGGCTCTGTCGAAATTTTAAAGACTATGGCGATATCGCGTTTGGTTCTTGATAATGTGCCTCATATTAAGGCATACTGGGCGACTTCTACTATAAATTTAGCTATGGTTGCTCAAGAATTTGGAGCTGATGATCTGGACGGAACTATACAAAAAGAGAGCATTCAGAGTGCTGCAGGAGCAAAAAGTGCGAGCGGAATGGACATGAGAAACTTTATAGATCTTATCCGAAGCTCAGGACTAACTCCGGTAGAGAGAGATAGTATGTATAACGAGATAAAAGTATATTAA
- a CDS encoding chemotaxis protein, which produces MTQEELDALMAGGLDGLDEEEIKEEEPAAKAKEEKKLEPASEVKGLDDVEIYSEYRVSANIAWPPPPPTDDHKMVHQLDDVTKDSEEKATQMFDKLDAINNFFMDAESGCRDIISAAQYNIEIFTKLHEKFPNVVAFKEALDKNSELKNSAEDVLGNIQMGEDEVMMTMDMMQYQDIHRQKIERVINVMRALSKYMSSLFEGKIDDEKRVGSAVHIAGDTTTENLVSNDDIEALIESLGKK; this is translated from the coding sequence ATGACGCAAGAAGAGTTAGACGCCCTTATGGCAGGCGGACTTGACGGACTTGATGAGGAAGAGATAAAAGAAGAAGAGCCTGCCGCAAAGGCAAAAGAGGAGAAAAAACTAGAGCCTGCTAGCGAGGTAAAAGGCTTAGATGACGTTGAAATTTATAGCGAATACCGCGTATCGGCAAATATAGCTTGGCCTCCGCCTCCGCCGACTGACGATCACAAAATGGTTCATCAGCTTGATGATGTCACAAAAGATAGCGAAGAGAAAGCCACTCAGATGTTTGATAAGCTTGATGCGATCAATAACTTTTTCATGGATGCCGAAAGCGGCTGCAGGGATATCATAAGCGCAGCTCAATACAACATAGAAATTTTTACGAAATTGCATGAAAAATTCCCAAATGTAGTTGCTTTTAAAGAAGCCCTTGATAAGAACAGCGAGCTTAAAAACAGCGCCGAAGACGTGCTTGGAAATATCCAAATGGGCGAAGATGAAGTTATGATGACCATGGATATGATGCAGTATCAAGACATCCACCGCCAAAAGATAGAGCGCGTTATAAACGTTATGCGCGCGCTTAGCAAGTATATGAGCAGCCTATTTGAGGGCAAGATCGATGATGAAAAGCGCGTAGGATCTGCCGTGCATATCGCGGGCGATACTACGACTGAAAATTTAGTAAGCAACGATGATATCGAAGCCTTGATCGAAAGTTTGGGTAAGAAGTGA
- a CDS encoding histidinol-phosphatase produces MKVDLHNHTPLCKHAVDEPREYVFAAIDSGASYFGFSDHAPMKFDEAYRMSFDEMEIYEKEVLALKDEFKDKIEILLGYEVDFLEGFMDERVLNRKVDYLIGSVHFINGWGFDNPEFIGEYKNKDIDKIWEDYFYCISALARSGKFDIVGHLDLIKVFKFLPKKDVRMIAKDALNAIKKANLVVEINAAGFIKPISEQYPSNPLLEELANLDIAITFGSDAHAKDQVGLNGQKCEDIARKFGFSKCACFKNRDKFMVEF; encoded by the coding sequence ATGAAGGTGGATCTGCACAACCACACTCCGCTTTGCAAACACGCAGTAGATGAGCCGCGAGAGTACGTTTTCGCGGCGATTGATTCAGGAGCTTCTTATTTTGGATTTTCAGATCATGCTCCGATGAAATTTGACGAAGCTTACAGAATGAGCTTTGATGAGATGGAAATTTACGAAAAAGAGGTGCTTGCTCTTAAAGATGAGTTTAAGGATAAGATCGAAATTTTGCTTGGGTATGAGGTTGATTTTTTAGAAGGCTTTATGGATGAGCGAGTGCTAAATAGAAAGGTTGATTATCTAATCGGCTCGGTGCATTTCATAAACGGCTGGGGCTTTGATAATCCCGAATTCATAGGCGAATACAAAAACAAAGATATAGATAAAATTTGGGAAGATTATTTTTACTGCATAAGCGCGCTTGCAAGAAGCGGGAAATTTGACATCGTGGGACATCTTGATCTGATAAAAGTCTTTAAATTTTTGCCCAAAAAAGATGTAAGAATGATAGCTAAAGACGCGCTAAACGCGATCAAAAAGGCAAATTTGGTAGTTGAAATTAACGCCGCAGGGTTTATAAAGCCGATATCCGAGCAGTATCCGTCAAATCCACTCCTTGAAGAGCTTGCGAATTTAGATATCGCTATAACTTTTGGCTCTGATGCGCACGCAAAAGATCAGGTTGGGCTAAACGGGCAAAAATGCGAAGATATCGCTAGAAAATTTGGCTTTAGCAAATGCGCTTGCTTTAAAAACAGAGATAAATTTATGGTTGAATTTTAA